In Equus przewalskii isolate Varuska chromosome 6, EquPr2, whole genome shotgun sequence, one DNA window encodes the following:
- the LOC103561674 gene encoding zinc finger protein 26-like isoform X7: MLENYKNLTAVEWAIQLKPKDSAIQQVSSEAEASARIEMERIPSGWELYDCEQYGEDFSECSCLKTHRRAHDGGNPHDDDQYGKSFLTLQKKTSTGEKLFMLNQLGKAISPTLGIVHWKASMQGEDFECSDGGKAFADHSYLWAQMRTHNGEKLHERKEYGRSFIHSTSVGVHIQTHTGNSHYECNECGKSFKSFSYLNSHIHIHTGIKPFKCKECGKAFAQYESLTVHRKNHTGEKPFKCGKCGKAFSSSSNRSKHFRTHTGEKHFECNICEKRFTRSSYLIIHKRTHTGGNPYKGKEYGGDFSSVDLDSHKQTHTREKPYECNKCGKGFTRPVHLNIHMRTHTGEKPYECKECGKAFARYACLIRHGRTHSGEKPYECKKCGKAFARYACLIDHRRTHAGEKPFKCGKCGKAFASSSSHSKHFRTHTGEKCFECNICEKRFTRSSYLIIHKRTHTGGNPYKCKECGEEFSSSIDLDSHKQTHTRQKPYECNKCGKGFTRPVHLNIHMRTHTGEKPYECKECGKAFARYACLIRHGRTHTGEKPFKCEKCGKAFTRYESLTVHRRTHTGEKPFKCDKCGKAFAMSSNLGEHLRVHTGEKRFGCNVCGKKFARASYVIIHKRAHTGEKPCKSKECGKGFQCCHHSIHKQTHTGEKPY; the protein is encoded by the exons atgctggagaactacaAGAACCTTACCGCAGTAG aatggGCAATACAACTGAAACCCAAAGACTCAGCAATTCAGCAGGTTAGTTCTGAGGCAGAAGCATCTGCTAGGATAGAAATG GAAAGAATCCCCAGTGGGTGGGAACTCTATGATTGTGAGCAGTATGGGGAAGACTTCAGTGAGTGTTCATGCCTTAAGACACACAGGAGAGCTCACGATGGAGGGAACCCTCATGATGATGATCAGTATGGGAAAAGCTTCCTTACTCTGCAGAAGAAAACCTCTACTGGAGAGAAGCTTTTCATGTTGAATCAGTTGGGAAAAGCCATCAGCCCGACTTTAGGTATTGTGCACTGGAAAGCTAGCATGCAAGGGGAAGACTTCGAATGCAGTGATGGTGGAAAAGCCTTTGCTGATCACTCTTACCTTTGGGCCCAAATGAGAACTCACAATGGAGAAAAACTCCATGAAAGGAAGGAATATGGGAGATCTTTTATTCACTCCACAAGTGTTGGTGTACATATACAAACTCACACTGGTAATAGTCattatgaatgtaatgaatgtggaaaatcCTTTAAAAGTTTCTCATACCTGAACTCTCACATTCATATTCATACTGGAATAAAACCCTTTaagtgtaaggaatgtgggaaggccttcgcTCAATATGAGTCCCTTACTGTCCATAGAAAAaatcacactggagagaagcctttTAAATGTGGcaaatgtgggaaagccttttcctcttcctcaaatCGTAGTAAACATTTTAGAACTCACACTGGTGAGAAGCATTTTGAGtgtaatatatgtgaaaaaagaTTTACCAGATCTTCATACTTAATCATTCACAAGCGTACTCACACTGGAGGGAATCCCTATAAAGGTAAGGAATATGGGGGAGATTTCAGTTCTGTAGACCTTGACAGTCACAAGCAAACGCACACcagagagaaaccctatgaatgtaacaAATGTGGCAAAGGCTTTACACGTCCCGTGCATCTTAACATTCACAtgagaactcacactggagagaaaccctatgaatgtaaggaatgtgggaaagccttcgcTCGATATGCATGCCTTATTCGCCATGGAAGAACTCActctggagagaaaccttatgaatgtaagaaatgtggaaaagccttcgcTCGATATGCGTGCCTTATTGACCATAGAAGAACTCACGCTGGAGAGAAGCCTTTTAAATGTGGcaaatgtgggaaagcctttgcTTCTTCCTCAAGtcatagtaaacattttagaacTCACACTGGTGAGAAGTGTTTTGAGtgtaatatatgtgaaaaaagaTTTACCAGATCTTCATACTTAATCATTCACAAGCGTACTCACACTGGAGGGAATccctataaatgtaaggaatgtggggaAGAGTTCAGTTCTTCTATAGACCTTGACAGTCACAAGCAAACTCACACCAGacagaaaccctatgaatgtaacaAATGTGGCAAAGGCTTTACACGTCCTGTGCATCTTAACATTCACAtgagaactcacactggagagaaaccctatgaatgtaaggaatgtgggaaagccttcgcTCGATATGCATGCCTTATTCGCCATggaagaactcacactggagagaagccgtttaaatgtgaaaaatgtgggaaagccttcactcGATATGAATCCCTTACTGTCCATagaagaactcacactggagagaagccttttaaatgtgacaaatgtgggaaagcctttgcTATGTCCTCAAATCTTGGTGAACATTTGAGAGTTCATACTGGAGAAAAGCGTTTTGGTTGTAATGTCTGTGGGAAAAAATTTGCTAGGGCTTCATATGTAATCATTCACAAGCGtgctcacactggagagaaaccctgtAAAAGTAAGGAATGTGGAAAGGGCTTTCAATGTTGTCACCACAGCATTCACAAGCAaactcatactggagaaaaaccctattAA
- the LOC103561674 gene encoding zinc finger protein 26-like isoform X1 has protein sequence MATDCLTSCSQDSVSFADVAVHFTQEEWTLLGLTEKNLYRDVMLENYKNLTAVGYLLFKPNVISWLEEEELGTVERVLEEWAIQLKPKDSAIQQVSSEAEASARIEMERIPSGWELYDCEQYGEDFSECSCLKTHRRAHDGGNPHDDDQYGKSFLTLQKKTSTGEKLFMLNQLGKAISPTLGIVHWKASMQGEDFECSDGGKAFADHSYLWAQMRTHNGEKLHERKEYGRSFIHSTSVGVHIQTHTGNSHYECNECGKSFKSFSYLNSHIHIHTGIKPFKCKECGKAFAQYESLTVHRKNHTGEKPFKCGKCGKAFSSSSNRSKHFRTHTGEKHFECNICEKRFTRSSYLIIHKRTHTGGNPYKGKEYGGDFSSVDLDSHKQTHTREKPYECNKCGKGFTRPVHLNIHMRTHTGEKPYECKECGKAFARYACLIRHGRTHSGEKPYECKKCGKAFARYACLIDHRRTHAGEKPFKCGKCGKAFASSSSHSKHFRTHTGEKCFECNICEKRFTRSSYLIIHKRTHTGGNPYKCKECGEEFSSSIDLDSHKQTHTRQKPYECNKCGKGFTRPVHLNIHMRTHTGEKPYECKECGKAFARYACLIRHGRTHTGEKPFKCEKCGKAFTRYESLTVHRRTHTGEKPFKCDKCGKAFAMSSNLGEHLRVHTGEKRFGCNVCGKKFARASYVIIHKRAHTGEKPCKSKECGKGFQCCHHSIHKQTHTGEKPY, from the exons ATGGCGACTGACTGTTTGACAAGTTGTTCTCAG gactcagtttcctttgcCGATGTGGCTGTGCACTTCACCCAAGAGGAGTGGACTTTACTGGGCCTGACTGAGAAAAATTTATAcagagatgtgatgctggagaactacaAGAACCTTACCGCAGTAG GGTATCTGTTGTTTAAACCCAATGTGATCTCTTGGTTGGAAGAAGAAGAGTTAGGGACAGTGGAGAGAGTCCTCGAAG aatggGCAATACAACTGAAACCCAAAGACTCAGCAATTCAGCAGGTTAGTTCTGAGGCAGAAGCATCTGCTAGGATAGAAATG GAAAGAATCCCCAGTGGGTGGGAACTCTATGATTGTGAGCAGTATGGGGAAGACTTCAGTGAGTGTTCATGCCTTAAGACACACAGGAGAGCTCACGATGGAGGGAACCCTCATGATGATGATCAGTATGGGAAAAGCTTCCTTACTCTGCAGAAGAAAACCTCTACTGGAGAGAAGCTTTTCATGTTGAATCAGTTGGGAAAAGCCATCAGCCCGACTTTAGGTATTGTGCACTGGAAAGCTAGCATGCAAGGGGAAGACTTCGAATGCAGTGATGGTGGAAAAGCCTTTGCTGATCACTCTTACCTTTGGGCCCAAATGAGAACTCACAATGGAGAAAAACTCCATGAAAGGAAGGAATATGGGAGATCTTTTATTCACTCCACAAGTGTTGGTGTACATATACAAACTCACACTGGTAATAGTCattatgaatgtaatgaatgtggaaaatcCTTTAAAAGTTTCTCATACCTGAACTCTCACATTCATATTCATACTGGAATAAAACCCTTTaagtgtaaggaatgtgggaaggccttcgcTCAATATGAGTCCCTTACTGTCCATAGAAAAaatcacactggagagaagcctttTAAATGTGGcaaatgtgggaaagccttttcctcttcctcaaatCGTAGTAAACATTTTAGAACTCACACTGGTGAGAAGCATTTTGAGtgtaatatatgtgaaaaaagaTTTACCAGATCTTCATACTTAATCATTCACAAGCGTACTCACACTGGAGGGAATCCCTATAAAGGTAAGGAATATGGGGGAGATTTCAGTTCTGTAGACCTTGACAGTCACAAGCAAACGCACACcagagagaaaccctatgaatgtaacaAATGTGGCAAAGGCTTTACACGTCCCGTGCATCTTAACATTCACAtgagaactcacactggagagaaaccctatgaatgtaaggaatgtgggaaagccttcgcTCGATATGCATGCCTTATTCGCCATGGAAGAACTCActctggagagaaaccttatgaatgtaagaaatgtggaaaagccttcgcTCGATATGCGTGCCTTATTGACCATAGAAGAACTCACGCTGGAGAGAAGCCTTTTAAATGTGGcaaatgtgggaaagcctttgcTTCTTCCTCAAGtcatagtaaacattttagaacTCACACTGGTGAGAAGTGTTTTGAGtgtaatatatgtgaaaaaagaTTTACCAGATCTTCATACTTAATCATTCACAAGCGTACTCACACTGGAGGGAATccctataaatgtaaggaatgtggggaAGAGTTCAGTTCTTCTATAGACCTTGACAGTCACAAGCAAACTCACACCAGacagaaaccctatgaatgtaacaAATGTGGCAAAGGCTTTACACGTCCTGTGCATCTTAACATTCACAtgagaactcacactggagagaaaccctatgaatgtaaggaatgtgggaaagccttcgcTCGATATGCATGCCTTATTCGCCATggaagaactcacactggagagaagccgtttaaatgtgaaaaatgtgggaaagccttcactcGATATGAATCCCTTACTGTCCATagaagaactcacactggagagaagccttttaaatgtgacaaatgtgggaaagcctttgcTATGTCCTCAAATCTTGGTGAACATTTGAGAGTTCATACTGGAGAAAAGCGTTTTGGTTGTAATGTCTGTGGGAAAAAATTTGCTAGGGCTTCATATGTAATCATTCACAAGCGtgctcacactggagagaaaccctgtAAAAGTAAGGAATGTGGAAAGGGCTTTCAATGTTGTCACCACAGCATTCACAAGCAaactcatactggagaaaaaccctattAA
- the LOC103561674 gene encoding zinc finger protein 266-like isoform X6 encodes MLENYKNLTAVGYLLFKPNVISWLEEEELGTVERVLEEWAIQLKPKDSAIQQERIPSGWELYDCEQYGEDFSECSCLKTHRRAHDGGNPHDDDQYGKSFLTLQKKTSTGEKLFMLNQLGKAISPTLGIVHWKASMQGEDFECSDGGKAFADHSYLWAQMRTHNGEKLHERKEYGRSFIHSTSVGVHIQTHTGNSHYECNECGKSFKSFSYLNSHIHIHTGIKPFKCKECGKAFAQYESLTVHRKNHTGEKPFKCGKCGKAFSSSSNRSKHFRTHTGEKHFECNICEKRFTRSSYLIIHKRTHTGGNPYKGKEYGGDFSSVDLDSHKQTHTREKPYECNKCGKGFTRPVHLNIHMRTHTGEKPYECKECGKAFARYACLIRHGRTHSGEKPYECKKCGKAFARYACLIDHRRTHAGEKPFKCGKCGKAFASSSSHSKHFRTHTGEKCFECNICEKRFTRSSYLIIHKRTHTGGNPYKCKECGEEFSSSIDLDSHKQTHTRQKPYECNKCGKGFTRPVHLNIHMRTHTGEKPYECKECGKAFARYACLIRHGRTHTGEKPFKCEKCGKAFTRYESLTVHRRTHTGEKPFKCDKCGKAFAMSSNLGEHLRVHTGEKRFGCNVCGKKFARASYVIIHKRAHTGEKPCKSKECGKGFQCCHHSIHKQTHTGEKPY; translated from the exons atgctggagaactacaAGAACCTTACCGCAGTAG GGTATCTGTTGTTTAAACCCAATGTGATCTCTTGGTTGGAAGAAGAAGAGTTAGGGACAGTGGAGAGAGTCCTCGAAG aatggGCAATACAACTGAAACCCAAAGACTCAGCAATTCAGCAG GAAAGAATCCCCAGTGGGTGGGAACTCTATGATTGTGAGCAGTATGGGGAAGACTTCAGTGAGTGTTCATGCCTTAAGACACACAGGAGAGCTCACGATGGAGGGAACCCTCATGATGATGATCAGTATGGGAAAAGCTTCCTTACTCTGCAGAAGAAAACCTCTACTGGAGAGAAGCTTTTCATGTTGAATCAGTTGGGAAAAGCCATCAGCCCGACTTTAGGTATTGTGCACTGGAAAGCTAGCATGCAAGGGGAAGACTTCGAATGCAGTGATGGTGGAAAAGCCTTTGCTGATCACTCTTACCTTTGGGCCCAAATGAGAACTCACAATGGAGAAAAACTCCATGAAAGGAAGGAATATGGGAGATCTTTTATTCACTCCACAAGTGTTGGTGTACATATACAAACTCACACTGGTAATAGTCattatgaatgtaatgaatgtggaaaatcCTTTAAAAGTTTCTCATACCTGAACTCTCACATTCATATTCATACTGGAATAAAACCCTTTaagtgtaaggaatgtgggaaggccttcgcTCAATATGAGTCCCTTACTGTCCATAGAAAAaatcacactggagagaagcctttTAAATGTGGcaaatgtgggaaagccttttcctcttcctcaaatCGTAGTAAACATTTTAGAACTCACACTGGTGAGAAGCATTTTGAGtgtaatatatgtgaaaaaagaTTTACCAGATCTTCATACTTAATCATTCACAAGCGTACTCACACTGGAGGGAATCCCTATAAAGGTAAGGAATATGGGGGAGATTTCAGTTCTGTAGACCTTGACAGTCACAAGCAAACGCACACcagagagaaaccctatgaatgtaacaAATGTGGCAAAGGCTTTACACGTCCCGTGCATCTTAACATTCACAtgagaactcacactggagagaaaccctatgaatgtaaggaatgtgggaaagccttcgcTCGATATGCATGCCTTATTCGCCATGGAAGAACTCActctggagagaaaccttatgaatgtaagaaatgtggaaaagccttcgcTCGATATGCGTGCCTTATTGACCATAGAAGAACTCACGCTGGAGAGAAGCCTTTTAAATGTGGcaaatgtgggaaagcctttgcTTCTTCCTCAAGtcatagtaaacattttagaacTCACACTGGTGAGAAGTGTTTTGAGtgtaatatatgtgaaaaaagaTTTACCAGATCTTCATACTTAATCATTCACAAGCGTACTCACACTGGAGGGAATccctataaatgtaaggaatgtggggaAGAGTTCAGTTCTTCTATAGACCTTGACAGTCACAAGCAAACTCACACCAGacagaaaccctatgaatgtaacaAATGTGGCAAAGGCTTTACACGTCCTGTGCATCTTAACATTCACAtgagaactcacactggagagaaaccctatgaatgtaaggaatgtgggaaagccttcgcTCGATATGCATGCCTTATTCGCCATggaagaactcacactggagagaagccgtttaaatgtgaaaaatgtgggaaagccttcactcGATATGAATCCCTTACTGTCCATagaagaactcacactggagagaagccttttaaatgtgacaaatgtgggaaagcctttgcTATGTCCTCAAATCTTGGTGAACATTTGAGAGTTCATACTGGAGAAAAGCGTTTTGGTTGTAATGTCTGTGGGAAAAAATTTGCTAGGGCTTCATATGTAATCATTCACAAGCGtgctcacactggagagaaaccctgtAAAAGTAAGGAATGTGGAAAGGGCTTTCAATGTTGTCACCACAGCATTCACAAGCAaactcatactggagaaaaaccctattAA
- the LOC103561674 gene encoding zinc finger protein 26-like isoform X8, whose product MLENYKNLTAVEWAIQLKPKDSAIQQERIPSGWELYDCEQYGEDFSECSCLKTHRRAHDGGNPHDDDQYGKSFLTLQKKTSTGEKLFMLNQLGKAISPTLGIVHWKASMQGEDFECSDGGKAFADHSYLWAQMRTHNGEKLHERKEYGRSFIHSTSVGVHIQTHTGNSHYECNECGKSFKSFSYLNSHIHIHTGIKPFKCKECGKAFAQYESLTVHRKNHTGEKPFKCGKCGKAFSSSSNRSKHFRTHTGEKHFECNICEKRFTRSSYLIIHKRTHTGGNPYKGKEYGGDFSSVDLDSHKQTHTREKPYECNKCGKGFTRPVHLNIHMRTHTGEKPYECKECGKAFARYACLIRHGRTHSGEKPYECKKCGKAFARYACLIDHRRTHAGEKPFKCGKCGKAFASSSSHSKHFRTHTGEKCFECNICEKRFTRSSYLIIHKRTHTGGNPYKCKECGEEFSSSIDLDSHKQTHTRQKPYECNKCGKGFTRPVHLNIHMRTHTGEKPYECKECGKAFARYACLIRHGRTHTGEKPFKCEKCGKAFTRYESLTVHRRTHTGEKPFKCDKCGKAFAMSSNLGEHLRVHTGEKRFGCNVCGKKFARASYVIIHKRAHTGEKPCKSKECGKGFQCCHHSIHKQTHTGEKPY is encoded by the exons atgctggagaactacaAGAACCTTACCGCAGTAG aatggGCAATACAACTGAAACCCAAAGACTCAGCAATTCAGCAG GAAAGAATCCCCAGTGGGTGGGAACTCTATGATTGTGAGCAGTATGGGGAAGACTTCAGTGAGTGTTCATGCCTTAAGACACACAGGAGAGCTCACGATGGAGGGAACCCTCATGATGATGATCAGTATGGGAAAAGCTTCCTTACTCTGCAGAAGAAAACCTCTACTGGAGAGAAGCTTTTCATGTTGAATCAGTTGGGAAAAGCCATCAGCCCGACTTTAGGTATTGTGCACTGGAAAGCTAGCATGCAAGGGGAAGACTTCGAATGCAGTGATGGTGGAAAAGCCTTTGCTGATCACTCTTACCTTTGGGCCCAAATGAGAACTCACAATGGAGAAAAACTCCATGAAAGGAAGGAATATGGGAGATCTTTTATTCACTCCACAAGTGTTGGTGTACATATACAAACTCACACTGGTAATAGTCattatgaatgtaatgaatgtggaaaatcCTTTAAAAGTTTCTCATACCTGAACTCTCACATTCATATTCATACTGGAATAAAACCCTTTaagtgtaaggaatgtgggaaggccttcgcTCAATATGAGTCCCTTACTGTCCATAGAAAAaatcacactggagagaagcctttTAAATGTGGcaaatgtgggaaagccttttcctcttcctcaaatCGTAGTAAACATTTTAGAACTCACACTGGTGAGAAGCATTTTGAGtgtaatatatgtgaaaaaagaTTTACCAGATCTTCATACTTAATCATTCACAAGCGTACTCACACTGGAGGGAATCCCTATAAAGGTAAGGAATATGGGGGAGATTTCAGTTCTGTAGACCTTGACAGTCACAAGCAAACGCACACcagagagaaaccctatgaatgtaacaAATGTGGCAAAGGCTTTACACGTCCCGTGCATCTTAACATTCACAtgagaactcacactggagagaaaccctatgaatgtaaggaatgtgggaaagccttcgcTCGATATGCATGCCTTATTCGCCATGGAAGAACTCActctggagagaaaccttatgaatgtaagaaatgtggaaaagccttcgcTCGATATGCGTGCCTTATTGACCATAGAAGAACTCACGCTGGAGAGAAGCCTTTTAAATGTGGcaaatgtgggaaagcctttgcTTCTTCCTCAAGtcatagtaaacattttagaacTCACACTGGTGAGAAGTGTTTTGAGtgtaatatatgtgaaaaaagaTTTACCAGATCTTCATACTTAATCATTCACAAGCGTACTCACACTGGAGGGAATccctataaatgtaaggaatgtggggaAGAGTTCAGTTCTTCTATAGACCTTGACAGTCACAAGCAAACTCACACCAGacagaaaccctatgaatgtaacaAATGTGGCAAAGGCTTTACACGTCCTGTGCATCTTAACATTCACAtgagaactcacactggagagaaaccctatgaatgtaaggaatgtgggaaagccttcgcTCGATATGCATGCCTTATTCGCCATggaagaactcacactggagagaagccgtttaaatgtgaaaaatgtgggaaagccttcactcGATATGAATCCCTTACTGTCCATagaagaactcacactggagagaagccttttaaatgtgacaaatgtgggaaagcctttgcTATGTCCTCAAATCTTGGTGAACATTTGAGAGTTCATACTGGAGAAAAGCGTTTTGGTTGTAATGTCTGTGGGAAAAAATTTGCTAGGGCTTCATATGTAATCATTCACAAGCGtgctcacactggagagaaaccctgtAAAAGTAAGGAATGTGGAAAGGGCTTTCAATGTTGTCACCACAGCATTCACAAGCAaactcatactggagaaaaaccctattAA
- the LOC103561674 gene encoding zinc finger protein 266-like isoform X5: MLENYKNLTAVGYLLFKPNVISWLEEEELGTVERVLEEWAIQLKPKDSAIQQVSSEAEASARIEMERIPSGWELYDCEQYGEDFSECSCLKTHRRAHDGGNPHDDDQYGKSFLTLQKKTSTGEKLFMLNQLGKAISPTLGIVHWKASMQGEDFECSDGGKAFADHSYLWAQMRTHNGEKLHERKEYGRSFIHSTSVGVHIQTHTGNSHYECNECGKSFKSFSYLNSHIHIHTGIKPFKCKECGKAFAQYESLTVHRKNHTGEKPFKCGKCGKAFSSSSNRSKHFRTHTGEKHFECNICEKRFTRSSYLIIHKRTHTGGNPYKGKEYGGDFSSVDLDSHKQTHTREKPYECNKCGKGFTRPVHLNIHMRTHTGEKPYECKECGKAFARYACLIRHGRTHSGEKPYECKKCGKAFARYACLIDHRRTHAGEKPFKCGKCGKAFASSSSHSKHFRTHTGEKCFECNICEKRFTRSSYLIIHKRTHTGGNPYKCKECGEEFSSSIDLDSHKQTHTRQKPYECNKCGKGFTRPVHLNIHMRTHTGEKPYECKECGKAFARYACLIRHGRTHTGEKPFKCEKCGKAFTRYESLTVHRRTHTGEKPFKCDKCGKAFAMSSNLGEHLRVHTGEKRFGCNVCGKKFARASYVIIHKRAHTGEKPCKSKECGKGFQCCHHSIHKQTHTGEKPY; this comes from the exons atgctggagaactacaAGAACCTTACCGCAGTAG GGTATCTGTTGTTTAAACCCAATGTGATCTCTTGGTTGGAAGAAGAAGAGTTAGGGACAGTGGAGAGAGTCCTCGAAG aatggGCAATACAACTGAAACCCAAAGACTCAGCAATTCAGCAGGTTAGTTCTGAGGCAGAAGCATCTGCTAGGATAGAAATG GAAAGAATCCCCAGTGGGTGGGAACTCTATGATTGTGAGCAGTATGGGGAAGACTTCAGTGAGTGTTCATGCCTTAAGACACACAGGAGAGCTCACGATGGAGGGAACCCTCATGATGATGATCAGTATGGGAAAAGCTTCCTTACTCTGCAGAAGAAAACCTCTACTGGAGAGAAGCTTTTCATGTTGAATCAGTTGGGAAAAGCCATCAGCCCGACTTTAGGTATTGTGCACTGGAAAGCTAGCATGCAAGGGGAAGACTTCGAATGCAGTGATGGTGGAAAAGCCTTTGCTGATCACTCTTACCTTTGGGCCCAAATGAGAACTCACAATGGAGAAAAACTCCATGAAAGGAAGGAATATGGGAGATCTTTTATTCACTCCACAAGTGTTGGTGTACATATACAAACTCACACTGGTAATAGTCattatgaatgtaatgaatgtggaaaatcCTTTAAAAGTTTCTCATACCTGAACTCTCACATTCATATTCATACTGGAATAAAACCCTTTaagtgtaaggaatgtgggaaggccttcgcTCAATATGAGTCCCTTACTGTCCATAGAAAAaatcacactggagagaagcctttTAAATGTGGcaaatgtgggaaagccttttcctcttcctcaaatCGTAGTAAACATTTTAGAACTCACACTGGTGAGAAGCATTTTGAGtgtaatatatgtgaaaaaagaTTTACCAGATCTTCATACTTAATCATTCACAAGCGTACTCACACTGGAGGGAATCCCTATAAAGGTAAGGAATATGGGGGAGATTTCAGTTCTGTAGACCTTGACAGTCACAAGCAAACGCACACcagagagaaaccctatgaatgtaacaAATGTGGCAAAGGCTTTACACGTCCCGTGCATCTTAACATTCACAtgagaactcacactggagagaaaccctatgaatgtaaggaatgtgggaaagccttcgcTCGATATGCATGCCTTATTCGCCATGGAAGAACTCActctggagagaaaccttatgaatgtaagaaatgtggaaaagccttcgcTCGATATGCGTGCCTTATTGACCATAGAAGAACTCACGCTGGAGAGAAGCCTTTTAAATGTGGcaaatgtgggaaagcctttgcTTCTTCCTCAAGtcatagtaaacattttagaacTCACACTGGTGAGAAGTGTTTTGAGtgtaatatatgtgaaaaaagaTTTACCAGATCTTCATACTTAATCATTCACAAGCGTACTCACACTGGAGGGAATccctataaatgtaaggaatgtggggaAGAGTTCAGTTCTTCTATAGACCTTGACAGTCACAAGCAAACTCACACCAGacagaaaccctatgaatgtaacaAATGTGGCAAAGGCTTTACACGTCCTGTGCATCTTAACATTCACAtgagaactcacactggagagaaaccctatgaatgtaaggaatgtgggaaagccttcgcTCGATATGCATGCCTTATTCGCCATggaagaactcacactggagagaagccgtttaaatgtgaaaaatgtgggaaagccttcactcGATATGAATCCCTTACTGTCCATagaagaactcacactggagagaagccttttaaatgtgacaaatgtgggaaagcctttgcTATGTCCTCAAATCTTGGTGAACATTTGAGAGTTCATACTGGAGAAAAGCGTTTTGGTTGTAATGTCTGTGGGAAAAAATTTGCTAGGGCTTCATATGTAATCATTCACAAGCGtgctcacactggagagaaaccctgtAAAAGTAAGGAATGTGGAAAGGGCTTTCAATGTTGTCACCACAGCATTCACAAGCAaactcatactggagaaaaaccctattAA